Proteins encoded in a region of the Clostridium beijerinckii genome:
- the thiC gene encoding phosphomethylpyrimidine synthase ThiC → MNYKTQMEAAKKGIVTKEIKIVAEKERISEEKLMKLVAEGKVAIPANINHKSLSPEGIGDGLRTKINVNLGISGDSVDYCREMEKVKMAIDFGAEAIMDLSNYGKTQEFREKLIEYSPAMIGTVPMYDAIGYLEKDLLDIKAKDFLDVVLAHAKAGVDFVTIHAGINKRTVSLFKEDKRRLNIVSRGGSLLFAWMEMTGNENPFYEYYDELLDILREYDVTISLGDAMRPGCIDDSTDAGQITELIELGLLTKRAWEKDVQVMIEGPGHMAMNEIAANMQIEKRLCHGAPFYVLGPLVTDIAPGYDHITSAIGGAIAATHGANFLCYVTPAEHLRLPDLSDVREGIIASKIAAHAADIANGLPGARDRDNAMADARQKLDWEEMFKIAIDGKKAREYFESVPPEDMHSCSMCGKMCAVRTTNRILNGDKVELLDQK, encoded by the coding sequence ATGAATTATAAAACACAAATGGAAGCAGCTAAAAAAGGTATAGTCACAAAGGAAATTAAAATAGTAGCGGAAAAAGAAAGAATTTCAGAAGAAAAATTAATGAAACTTGTTGCAGAAGGTAAAGTGGCTATACCGGCCAATATCAACCATAAATCACTTAGCCCTGAGGGGATTGGTGATGGATTAAGAACAAAGATAAATGTAAACTTAGGGATATCAGGAGATTCGGTTGATTATTGCAGAGAGATGGAAAAAGTAAAAATGGCAATTGATTTTGGTGCGGAAGCAATAATGGATTTAAGTAATTACGGGAAGACTCAAGAGTTCAGGGAAAAGCTTATAGAATATTCTCCAGCTATGATAGGAACAGTTCCTATGTATGATGCAATTGGATACCTTGAAAAAGATCTTTTAGATATAAAAGCTAAAGATTTTCTTGACGTGGTGTTAGCTCATGCTAAAGCTGGGGTAGATTTTGTTACTATTCATGCAGGAATAAATAAAAGAACAGTTTCGCTATTTAAAGAAGATAAGAGAAGATTAAATATAGTATCAAGAGGTGGGTCATTACTATTTGCGTGGATGGAGATGACAGGAAATGAGAATCCATTTTATGAATACTATGATGAATTACTTGATATACTAAGAGAATATGATGTAACAATAAGTCTTGGAGATGCTATGAGACCTGGCTGTATTGATGATTCAACAGATGCTGGACAAATTACAGAACTTATAGAGTTAGGATTATTAACAAAAAGAGCTTGGGAAAAAGATGTACAAGTTATGATAGAAGGACCAGGTCATATGGCAATGAATGAGATTGCAGCTAATATGCAAATTGAAAAAAGATTATGCCATGGGGCACCTTTCTATGTACTAGGCCCTCTTGTTACAGATATTGCACCGGGGTATGATCATATAACTTCAGCTATTGGTGGAGCTATTGCAGCAACACATGGAGCTAATTTCCTTTGCTATGTAACACCAGCTGAGCATTTAAGACTTCCTGATTTATCTGATGTTAGAGAAGGAATTATCGCATCTAAAATTGCAGCTCATGCAGCAGACATTGCTAATGGACTTCCAGGGGCTAGAGATAGAGATAATGCAATGGCAGATGCTCGTCAAAAACTTGATTGGGAAGAGATGTTCAAGATTGCTATTGATGGGAAAAAGGCTAGAGAATATTTTGAAAGTGTACCACCAGAAGATATGCATAGCTGTTCTATGTGCGGAAAAATGTGTGCAGTAAGAACAACTAACAGAATTTTAAATGGTGATAAAGTGGAGCTTCTCGACCAGAAATAA
- the thiD gene encoding bifunctional hydroxymethylpyrimidine kinase/phosphomethylpyrimidine kinase: MFRALTIAGSDTCGGAGIQADLKAFSANGVYGMSVITAVTAQNTMGVFGIQDINPEMIESQIDVIFEDIRVDAIKIGMVSKIESIKAISKSLRKVGKLPVIVLDPVMISKSGFNLLSKDSKDTLVKELFPLATLITPNLPEAEEILGMKIENLDEMKEAALKLKEFGPKAVLVKGGHLEGEATDLLYDGNNFLVLKQERINTTHTHGTGCTLSSTIAANLAKNMTIEEAVRSGKEYITCAIEHGFELGKGVGPTNHFYELYKKAGMIE, from the coding sequence ATGTTTAGAGCATTAACTATTGCAGGATCAGATACTTGTGGAGGAGCAGGAATTCAAGCGGATTTAAAAGCTTTCTCAGCAAATGGAGTATATGGGATGAGTGTTATCACAGCGGTAACGGCTCAAAATACTATGGGGGTTTTTGGAATTCAAGATATAAATCCTGAAATGATTGAATCTCAGATAGATGTTATTTTTGAAGATATAAGAGTAGATGCTATAAAAATAGGAATGGTTTCTAAAATTGAATCTATAAAAGCTATATCAAAATCTTTGAGAAAAGTTGGTAAGCTACCAGTGATAGTTCTAGATCCAGTTATGATTTCTAAAAGTGGATTTAATCTGTTATCGAAGGATTCAAAAGATACTTTAGTTAAGGAATTATTTCCATTAGCAACATTAATAACTCCTAATTTACCAGAGGCAGAAGAAATTTTAGGGATGAAAATAGAAAACTTAGATGAAATGAAGGAAGCGGCCTTGAAACTTAAAGAATTTGGTCCGAAGGCAGTTTTAGTTAAAGGAGGGCATTTAGAAGGGGAAGCAACAGACTTGTTATATGATGGAAATAACTTTCTTGTTCTAAAGCAAGAAAGAATAAATACTACTCACACTCATGGAACAGGATGTACTTTATCTTCAACTATAGCAGCAAATTTAGCTAAGAATATGACAATAGAGGAAGCGGTTAGAAGTGGTAAAGAATATATAACATGTGCAATCGAACATGGTTTTGAGCTTGGTAAAGGTGTAGGACCTACTAACCATTTTTACGAGCTATATAAGAAAGCAGGAATGATTGAATAA
- the thiM gene encoding hydroxyethylthiazole kinase: MSNGISIKIGSLLNEVRNKKPLVHNITNYVTVNDCANILLAIGASPIMADDIKEAADITKISSALVINIGTLNERTIESMIASGKKANELNIPVVFDPVGAGASDFRNSTTKRLLEEVKISVLRGNMSEIKFISGLGSTTKGVDASENDARTGNDEGVDVAKSLAKKLQCTVAITGATDIISDGERVVILENGTKMLSNVTGTGCMTTALIGAFCGAGSDYFIGAVSGIISMGISGEIALDKAGKIGTGSFHIAIIDAISNLTSDIIEKMNKIKEI; the protein is encoded by the coding sequence ATGAGTAATGGAATATCAATTAAAATAGGAAGTTTATTAAATGAAGTTAGGAATAAGAAACCACTTGTGCATAATATAACAAATTATGTTACAGTTAATGATTGTGCGAATATTTTACTTGCAATAGGTGCATCACCAATTATGGCTGATGATATAAAAGAAGCAGCAGATATTACTAAGATTTCATCTGCCCTTGTAATAAATATTGGAACATTAAATGAGCGAACTATTGAATCTATGATTGCATCGGGTAAGAAAGCAAATGAATTAAATATTCCAGTCGTTTTTGACCCAGTTGGAGCAGGAGCATCAGATTTCAGAAATTCAACAACAAAGAGATTATTAGAAGAAGTGAAAATAAGTGTTTTACGTGGAAATATGTCTGAGATTAAATTTATAAGCGGATTGGGCTCTACAACTAAAGGGGTTGATGCCTCAGAAAATGATGCAAGAACAGGAAATGATGAAGGAGTAGACGTAGCTAAAAGTTTAGCCAAAAAGCTTCAGTGTACTGTAGCCATTACAGGGGCAACAGATATTATATCTGATGGAGAAAGAGTAGTTATACTTGAAAATGGAACTAAGATGTTATCTAATGTCACAGGAACAGGCTGCATGACAACTGCATTAATTGGAGCGTTTTGTGGGGCAGGTTCAGATTATTTTATAGGAGCAGTTTCTGGTATTATTTCCATGGGAATATCGGGTGAAATTGCTTTGGATAAAGCAGGGAAGATTGGAACAGGAAGTTTTCATATTGCAATTATAGATGCCATAAGCAATTTGACTTCTGATATTATTGAAAAGATGAATAAGATAAAGGAAATATAA
- a CDS encoding 4Fe-4S binding protein, with protein sequence MASKIKKSQIIRHIIQLIAFILLPGLYSMTFSEVKTVYQMIINGNFNFLEALPSLIEFIAIMLLTIVLGRWFCGWICAFGAYNDLIYFISKKVFKIKFRVDEKVDSILKYFKYVVLLFIIAISWTMGSSILESTSPWDVFGQITDVSTIFSSLLVGLIFLILITIGAAFIERFFCRYLCPLGAIFSIISKIGIVKLNKPKADCGKCRACTMNCSMGLPLYKVDCVKGGDCINCLKCTEVCYRNNANVNVLGRDLDAKLTGSVAMATFLGIYGLTNFAGNAVTKSGIVTKSNEVSSNINSQTEAAPESSKLNQETTSSNTVQNNASEYKDGTYTGSGTGYRGGTTKVSVTVSNGKISSIQAISNQDTPKFYQRAEGTIIKSIISKQSTSVDTVSGATYSSKGIMSAVTNALNKAK encoded by the coding sequence ATGGCAAGTAAAATAAAGAAATCGCAGATTATAAGGCATATTATACAATTGATTGCATTTATTCTGTTACCAGGCCTTTATTCAATGACATTCAGTGAAGTAAAAACTGTATATCAAATGATTATCAATGGTAATTTTAACTTTTTGGAAGCATTACCAAGCTTAATAGAATTTATAGCTATTATGCTTTTGACTATAGTATTAGGAAGATGGTTCTGCGGTTGGATATGTGCATTTGGTGCATATAATGACTTAATATATTTTATATCAAAAAAAGTATTCAAAATAAAATTTAGAGTAGATGAAAAAGTTGATTCTATACTTAAGTATTTCAAATATGTAGTATTACTTTTTATAATAGCTATTTCATGGACTATGGGAAGCAGTATACTGGAAAGCACAAGCCCTTGGGATGTATTTGGTCAAATAACTGATGTATCTACTATTTTTTCGAGTTTACTTGTTGGATTGATATTTTTAATATTAATCACAATAGGAGCAGCGTTTATTGAGAGGTTTTTCTGCAGATATCTATGTCCTTTAGGGGCAATATTCTCTATTATTTCTAAGATTGGAATAGTTAAGCTTAATAAGCCAAAAGCTGATTGTGGTAAATGTAGAGCTTGCACAATGAATTGCTCAATGGGATTACCGCTCTATAAGGTAGATTGTGTCAAAGGTGGAGATTGTATAAATTGCTTAAAATGTACTGAAGTATGTTACAGAAATAATGCTAATGTAAATGTACTTGGAAGAGATTTAGATGCTAAGTTAACAGGATCAGTAGCTATGGCTACATTTTTAGGTATATATGGACTTACTAACTTCGCCGGCAATGCAGTAACTAAATCTGGAATCGTAACTAAGAGTAATGAAGTTTCAAGCAATATAAATTCACAAACTGAAGCTGCACCAGAAAGTTCAAAATTAAATCAAGAAACTACAAGTTCAAATACAGTTCAAAATAATGCAAGTGAATATAAAGATGGGACATACACAGGAAGTGGAACAGGCTATAGAGGAGGAACAACTAAGGTCTCTGTAACTGTGTCGAATGGGAAAATATCAAGTATACAAGCTATATCTAATCAAGATACTCCAAAGTTTTATCAAAGAGCAGAGGGAACTATAATTAAGAGCATAATTTCAAAACAATCAACATCAGTAGATACTGTATCTGGTGCAACTTATAGTTCGAAGGGTATCATGAGTGCGGTAACAAATGCTTTGAATAAAGCAAAATAA
- the torT gene encoding TMAO reductase system periplasmic protein TorT, translating to MITSVVFILGLVYIENHKNIRSNDIVRKEKEKYVERERVSKSITTVETNDDRILTQIARKKLIVNSYYNIDAASNSKEGDLRGVVKEKWRHIKPKKEYTIGVLLPHFEDQYWVSANYGIINYAKELGVKVKLYAVGGYIEFGNQKEELMDLAEDDKIDGIVFAALDNKKFNSDVESIVHNNKPIVALVNDINTPDISAKAIVSYYDMGYKAGEYLVEDSAGKDIKIAFFPGPKESGWAADTLNGFKDAVSRLKKNDQKIDISNPFYGDTRPDVQRLHITSVLENNDDYDYLVGCAPAVIEAEKFIAKHKEKFKNMRIVSTYMTSDVFNLIEKGAVLASPSDQTIQQCRIALDMIVRILNGEKAGIDFPFQSGPCVPIISKDNISRFKYEDLFGSKEYIPVLNHMDK from the coding sequence TTGATAACGTCAGTAGTATTTATATTGGGATTAGTATATATAGAAAATCACAAAAACATAAGATCTAATGATATTGTCAGAAAAGAAAAAGAAAAATACGTGGAAAGAGAACGAGTATCGAAGAGCATAACTACAGTAGAAACAAATGATGATAGAATTTTGACACAAATAGCTAGAAAAAAATTAATAGTAAATAGCTATTATAATATTGATGCTGCTTCAAATAGTAAAGAGGGTGATCTTAGAGGCGTTGTAAAAGAAAAGTGGAGGCATATTAAGCCTAAGAAAGAATATACAATAGGCGTTTTGCTACCTCATTTTGAAGATCAATATTGGGTCTCAGCGAATTATGGAATAATAAATTATGCAAAGGAATTAGGAGTGAAGGTAAAGTTATACGCAGTTGGGGGATATATAGAGTTTGGAAATCAAAAAGAGGAGCTAATGGATTTAGCAGAGGATGATAAAATTGATGGAATAGTGTTTGCTGCATTAGATAATAAAAAATTTAATTCAGATGTAGAGAGCATTGTTCATAATAATAAGCCTATTGTTGCACTAGTAAATGATATTAATACTCCTGATATTAGCGCAAAAGCAATAGTTTCCTATTATGATATGGGATATAAAGCAGGAGAGTATTTAGTTGAAGATTCAGCGGGGAAAGATATAAAAATTGCATTTTTTCCTGGGCCAAAAGAATCAGGATGGGCAGCAGATACATTGAATGGTTTTAAAGATGCAGTTTCAAGGTTAAAGAAAAATGATCAAAAGATAGATATTAGCAATCCTTTTTATGGAGACACTAGACCTGATGTGCAGCGATTACATATAACAAGTGTTTTAGAAAATAATGATGATTATGATTATTTAGTTGGTTGTGCTCCAGCAGTGATTGAAGCTGAAAAATTTATTGCCAAACATAAGGAAAAATTTAAAAATATGAGAATTGTATCAACATACATGACAAGTGATGTTTTCAATTTAATAGAAAAGGGAGCTGTCTTAGCTTCTCCATCAGATCAAACTATTCAACAATGCAGAATAGCACTAGATATGATTGTAAGAATTTTAAATGGAGAAAAGGCAGGAATAGATTTTCCATTCCAAAGTGGTCCGTGTGTGCCTATAATTTCAAAGGATAATATTTCACGATTTAAGTATGAAGATCTATTTGGAAGTAAAGAGTATATTCCAGTATTAAATCATATGGATAAATAA
- the thiW gene encoding energy coupling factor transporter S component ThiW, whose protein sequence is MKEKSKAQKMALSGVLIGISVIFGTFSIPIGAAKISPIQHFVNVVGAITLGPLYALMNAFVTSLIRNFMGTGSLLAFPGSMVGALLAGILYKKFRKPGIAVIGEIIGTGILGALLAYPIATMVLGKQVAVFVYVVPFISSCSVGAIIAYFFIKVPVIKKILVDNEFQVKREETNNIDKI, encoded by the coding sequence ATGAAAGAAAAGAGTAAAGCACAGAAGATGGCACTAAGTGGTGTATTAATCGGTATTTCTGTTATTTTTGGAACATTTTCAATACCGATTGGAGCTGCTAAAATATCTCCAATACAACATTTCGTAAATGTAGTTGGAGCAATAACACTTGGGCCATTATATGCTCTTATGAATGCATTTGTGACATCTCTAATAAGAAATTTCATGGGAACAGGAAGTTTATTGGCTTTTCCAGGAAGCATGGTAGGAGCATTGCTTGCAGGAATTCTTTATAAAAAATTTAGAAAGCCGGGTATTGCAGTAATTGGAGAAATAATTGGAACTGGAATATTAGGAGCATTATTAGCTTATCCTATAGCTACAATGGTGTTAGGAAAACAAGTTGCGGTTTTTGTATATGTTGTTCCGTTTATATCAAGTTGTAGTGTTGGAGCGATTATAGCTTACTTTTTTATAAAAGTTCCTGTCATTAAAAAAATACTAGTAGATAATGAGTTTCAAGTAAAAAGAGAGGAAACTAATAACATAGATAAGATTTAA
- a CDS encoding FAD:protein FMN transferase, protein MVVIITVVLFFVLVTGKIEKHEVAKSSYALGTLINLIANGNKAKVAIDKALERLNQIDARMSAFKESSDISKINFNAGNKGEKVNNDTYFVVKKAIEYSRILEGTFDPTIRPLVKLWSIGTKEERIPEKSKIEKVLKLINYNDVIFDDKNNLIMLKHDKQALDVGGIAKGFAADEVRDIFYQHNIKSALIDLGGNIFALGSKEDGSAWKVGIQNPFKPRGEFIGILSVKNKSIVTSGNYERYFIKDGKKFHHIIDPKTGYPSESKIISATIISDNSIDGDGLSTGAYIIGIDKAMKIIETIEGIDAIFITEDKKIYKTSGIDESIFTLTDSEFF, encoded by the coding sequence ATGGTTGTGATAATAACAGTTGTTTTATTTTTTGTACTTGTGACTGGTAAAATTGAAAAACATGAAGTTGCTAAGAGTAGTTATGCTCTTGGAACTTTGATCAACTTAATAGCAAATGGAAATAAAGCTAAAGTAGCAATAGATAAAGCGCTAGAAAGGTTAAACCAAATTGATGCTAGAATGTCAGCTTTTAAAGAAAGTAGTGATATATCAAAAATAAATTTTAATGCAGGAAATAAGGGAGAGAAAGTAAATAATGATACTTATTTTGTAGTTAAAAAAGCCATAGAATACAGTAGAATTTTAGAAGGTACTTTTGATCCAACAATAAGACCATTAGTAAAGTTATGGAGCATAGGTACAAAAGAAGAACGAATTCCGGAAAAATCTAAAATAGAGAAGGTATTAAAACTTATAAATTATAATGATGTTATTTTTGATGACAAAAATAATTTAATAATGCTAAAACATGATAAACAGGCTTTAGATGTCGGAGGTATTGCAAAAGGATTTGCGGCTGATGAAGTAAGAGATATTTTTTATCAGCATAATATTAAAAGTGCATTAATTGATTTAGGTGGAAACATTTTTGCTCTTGGAAGTAAGGAAGACGGTTCAGCTTGGAAAGTTGGAATTCAAAATCCATTTAAGCCTAGGGGAGAATTTATAGGAATATTAAGCGTAAAAAATAAATCAATAGTAACCTCAGGTAATTATGAAAGATATTTTATAAAGGATGGAAAAAAATTTCATCATATAATTGACCCTAAAACAGGATACCCATCTGAAAGTAAAATTATAAGTGCAACTATTATATCAGACAATTCAATCGACGGAGATGGCTTGTCAACTGGTGCTTATATAATTGGTATTGATAAGGCTATGAAGATTATAGAGACTATAGAGGGGATTGACGCTATATTTATTACAGAAGATAAGAAAATATATAAAACATCAGGTATTGATGAAAGTATTTTTACATTAACAGATAGTGAATTTTTTTAG
- the thiE gene encoding thiamine phosphate synthase, with protein MKPKIDYSIYLVTDRDLMSTETLEEAVEKAIVGGCTLIQLREKDCSSLDFYNTAVKVKEITDKHNIPLIINDRVDIALAVDAAGVHVGQSDIPAAIVRKVIGDDKILGVSTGSVNEALEAEKNGADYLGVGAMYSTGTKKDADSTSMDELRKIRENVSIPIVVIGGINKDRVKDFEGIGIDGLAIVSAIIAKKDITAAARELKNEFIKI; from the coding sequence ATGAAACCTAAAATAGATTATAGTATCTATCTTGTAACAGATAGAGATTTAATGAGTACAGAAACTTTAGAAGAAGCTGTAGAAAAAGCTATAGTTGGAGGATGTACATTAATTCAATTAAGAGAAAAAGATTGTTCATCACTCGACTTCTATAATACAGCTGTGAAAGTTAAAGAGATTACAGATAAACACAATATTCCATTAATAATAAATGATAGAGTGGATATTGCACTAGCAGTAGATGCGGCTGGAGTACATGTTGGACAAAGTGATATTCCTGCAGCAATTGTAAGAAAAGTCATAGGAGATGATAAAATCCTTGGAGTTTCAACAGGGTCTGTAAATGAAGCTCTTGAAGCAGAAAAAAATGGAGCTGATTATTTAGGAGTTGGTGCGATGTATTCAACTGGTACTAAAAAAGACGCAGATTCAACTAGTATGGATGAATTAAGAAAAATTAGAGAAAATGTATCTATACCTATAGTTGTAATAGGTGGAATAAATAAGGATAGAGTTAAGGATTTCGAAGGAATAGGAATTGATGGACTTGCAATAGTTTCTGCTATTATAGCTAAGAAAGATATTACTGCAGCCGCTAGAGAATTAAAAAATGAATTTATTAAAATCTAA
- a CDS encoding ATP-binding protein, producing MSIKKKFRNMKIKRRFTISTLTVVIITMLIFEIIRIIILVVGINRDLLQKVETITRLAALSYQDPIWNLNIVGIKEISDALFEDEEIGYIQVKAKGNGEIYNKYKEDDIYSEQNLIIRKVNVLKDEIPIGEITIGITRYYKSRVIENYIIATIIRILVMVLLIWLAISIVSRIVTKSIYELSIGTDEISNGNLTHRLFINSRDEIGELAIKFNNMAQNLYNMIQQRNEAINELKSSEEKFNKAFNYSADVIAIVRLSDKLYIEVNQAFLRTFGYKREDIIGHYSDEFNLWENEEHHLKVIQILDSGGMLRNEEITWNTKYGEVRVGLFSTEIIEIDCIECIIFVWNDITERKKISEELKRVNDELEDKVNERTKQLMQTLAELEEQHNKLKSAQAKLIQSEKMASLGTLVAGVAHEINNPINYIYLSSKVLDMDLYNFKEELMELLDNADDDVLNFFEQYFNKFFKSIINILDGSNQVTTIVNDLRLFSRLDEAIKKEIDVSEALETTIRLVKTQYTKQIKFIKNFQTNKKIVCYPSQLNQVFLNIIVNACHAIVEKQNDLVYENNGLIVISVFDNNKEIIIEFCDNGCGMTKDTISRIFEPFFTTKPMGQGTGLGMSISYGIIEKHNGSIDVESKVGEGSTITIHIPY from the coding sequence ATGAGCATAAAAAAGAAATTTAGGAATATGAAGATTAAGCGTAGATTTACAATTTCAACATTAACAGTAGTTATAATTACTATGTTAATATTTGAAATAATAAGAATAATAATACTAGTTGTAGGAATAAATAGGGATTTATTGCAGAAAGTCGAAACAATAACTAGGTTAGCCGCACTAAGCTATCAAGATCCAATTTGGAATTTGAATATTGTAGGAATTAAAGAAATTAGTGATGCATTATTTGAGGATGAGGAAATTGGTTATATTCAAGTTAAAGCTAAAGGTAATGGAGAAATATATAATAAGTATAAAGAGGATGATATATATTCTGAGCAAAATTTGATTATAAGGAAAGTTAATGTTTTGAAAGATGAAATACCAATAGGCGAGATCACTATAGGTATTACAAGATATTATAAATCAAGAGTTATTGAAAATTACATAATTGCAACAATCATAAGAATTCTGGTAATGGTTTTACTTATTTGGTTAGCGATTAGTATTGTTTCTCGTATTGTTACCAAGTCGATATATGAGTTAAGTATAGGAACTGATGAGATATCAAATGGGAACTTAACTCACAGATTGTTCATTAATTCGAGAGATGAAATAGGGGAATTGGCTATTAAATTTAATAATATGGCTCAAAATTTATATAATATGATTCAGCAGAGGAATGAAGCAATAAATGAACTCAAATCTTCAGAAGAGAAATTCAATAAAGCATTTAATTATAGCGCTGATGTAATTGCCATTGTAAGGCTTAGCGATAAACTATACATTGAAGTAAATCAAGCGTTTTTACGCACTTTTGGATATAAACGTGAAGATATAATTGGTCATTATTCTGATGAGTTTAACTTGTGGGAAAATGAAGAACATCATTTGAAGGTGATTCAAATATTAGATAGTGGAGGCATGTTGCGTAATGAAGAGATAACTTGGAATACTAAATATGGAGAAGTTAGAGTTGGATTATTTTCAACGGAAATAATTGAAATTGACTGTATAGAATGCATAATATTCGTTTGGAATGATATCACAGAACGTAAAAAAATTAGCGAAGAGTTGAAACGCGTTAATGATGAACTCGAAGATAAAGTTAATGAAAGAACAAAACAACTTATGCAGACTCTTGCTGAATTAGAAGAACAACATAATAAGCTCAAATCAGCTCAAGCAAAATTGATTCAGTCAGAAAAGATGGCTAGTCTTGGCACTTTAGTAGCAGGGGTAGCACATGAAATTAATAATCCCATTAATTATATATATTTAAGTTCAAAAGTTCTGGATATGGATTTATACAATTTTAAAGAGGAACTTATGGAATTATTGGATAATGCGGATGATGATGTGTTAAATTTTTTTGAACAATATTTCAATAAATTTTTTAAATCAATAATTAATATTCTAGATGGATCTAATCAAGTAACAACTATAGTTAACGATTTAAGATTATTCTCTAGGCTTGATGAGGCAATTAAAAAGGAGATAGATGTTTCAGAAGCTTTGGAAACAACAATAAGGTTAGTTAAAACTCAATATACTAAACAAATTAAATTTATTAAGAACTTTCAAACTAATAAGAAGATAGTGTGCTATCCTTCACAATTAAATCAGGTATTTTTAAATATAATTGTAAATGCGTGTCATGCTATAGTTGAGAAGCAAAATGACTTAGTATATGAGAATAATGGATTAATAGTAATAAGCGTTTTTGACAATAACAAAGAAATTATAATCGAATTTTGTGATAATGGGTGTGGTATGACTAAAGATACAATATCAAGAATATTTGAACCATTTTTTACAACTAAACCAATGGGACAAGGAACAGGGTTAGGTATGTCTATATCATATGGCATTATTGAAAAACACAATGGAAGTATTGATGTGGAATCTAAGGTGGGGGAAGGTTCAACTATAACTATTCATATTCCTTACTAA